The stretch of DNA TATGACAGGTGGCACTGAAAAAAAGATTACTATCGATGTGCAAAGTTTGTCTCTAGCTCTTTCCAATGCAACTCATCATCAGGTACTCATACAAGTATCATCTAGTTGATCCATCAAAACTAGGTACAACCAATGGCGCCAAAACCAATCAACACGTGCGGTACGGTCGACTCCATCCATCCTAATAATGAATTAATTAAGCTCAAGCTAATTAAGCTATCTCATCtaggcttcttcttcttgtcgcAAGGTTTCATCGGCCTGCGGCTGGGGCGGGGGCAACGGCAGCGGCTGcgcggcgctggcggcggcggcctccgcGAGGAAGGAGAGCGTGACGGCGGCGTCGCTCATGCACGGCCTGGCGGACGCCTGGTCCTGCAGGCACATGGCGGCCACGGCCACGGCCTGGTTGAGGTCGCGCTCGGGGAAGTCGCCCCGGAGCAGCGGGTCGGCGAGCTCGCGGTAGCGCTTGCTGTCCTTGAACATGGGCGCGGCCCATGTGACGAGCACCTGCTCCGGCGCCGGCCTGGCCGAGTCCACAGCCCTGCGGCCCGTGATGAGCTCGAGCAGGAGGACGCCGAAGCTGTAGACGTCGGACTTGACGCTGAGGCGGCCGGTGCGGATGTACTCGGGCGCGCAGTAGCCGTAGGTGCCCATGACGCGCGGGGAGCGCTCGGCGGGGCCggggccggcggcggaggaggaggtgctGCAGAGGCGGGCGAGGCCGAAGTCGGAGAGCTTGGGGCAGAAGGCGTCGTCGAGGAGGACGTTGGAGGACTTGAGGTCGCGGTAGATGACGGCCGGGTTGGCCGTCTCGTGGAGGTACTCGAGGCCCCGGGCGGCGCCCAGCGCCACCCGCATCCGCGTCTCCCAGCTCAgcgccgccctcgccgtcgccctgggggtggcggtggcgaggcggtcgtcgaggaggaggaggtggtcggCGAGGGAGCCGAGGGCCATGTACTCGTAGACGAGCAGCCGCTGGTGGCCGTGGGAGCAGTAGCCGACGAGGCTGACGAGGttgtggtggtggaggaggcTGAGCATGAGCACCTCCACCACGAACTCGCGGTCGCCCTGCAGGCCCTCCAGGTCCAGCTGCTTCACCGCCACCAGCTGGCCGTCCTCCAGGCGCCCCCGGTAGACGCGGCCGAAGCCGCCCTCGCCCAGCAGGCAGTCGGCGCGGAAGTCGCCCGTGGCCGCCGCGAGCTGCTCGTAGGTGAAGGAGCGCGCGCTGCAGCTGGTGATGTTGCTGGGCCGCGTGCTCGGCTGCCGGCTTGCCGCGAAGCTGCCGCCGGACTtgctggaggaggaggagcgcagGCTTCTTCGCCGGGAGCCGAGCCGCTTGACCGACGGCAGGGGCGCCACCGCCGGTGccttgtcctcctcctcctcctcctcctcgccgtccGCCTGCGGTGGCTTGAAGCATGAGAAGCAGCTCATCTCCGGCGGCCGTGCATCGATCGATCGATCCGAGTACGTACGGCGTTTGCTGTCTGTTACCCGGCCGGCGAGGAAACAAGGGAAGAAACCAGATTTAGTCTAGTTTTGCTTGCTTGCTTAAttatggatggatggatgtgttCCGGTGGTTGTTAGGCTGACTAACTAAAATTAGGACGGACGGCCGGCCGGCcagagatagatagatagatgcACACCAACAATGCAGCAAGTACATTTATTTTTCACACGTGCTTACAGTGTGATGCATAAAAAGAATAAATGATATGATGCTACATTTTCCAGGTTATCACCTGGCCTGCATTTGTTGTTCATGGAATGTAATAATAATAATCATGAACAAAATTCCGGAAAAGAGTAACAAGCATACACAAGAAACATGAAAAAAGAATGTAATAATAGTAAACATGAAAAAATAATTTAATTTCCGGAAAGAGTAGGAAGTATACTAGGGCATCTCACTCAATATTAGCAACACACAAGCCAACCCCTAATTACAATTTAGTGATACACAAACCTCCACATCTCTATTTGTTTGCCTTCCATTTCGGCAAAGCACATATATATTTTTATATAGTCTGGTGGTCAAATGTACAATATGCTGCAGCAGACTGCCACAAAACCTATCAAGCCTTCCTTGCTCACTTCCTGTTATGTCTGCACCAATGTTGAAAAACACAAACACACGTCAGTGCATTATTATTTTTCCGATCAATTACACTTCATCACCTGGTAAACAATTTCAATGCATCACTAGCTGAATCTCCACGCGACGAAAAGAAAAAAGGACTACATGAATGATGCTACTCACTGTGCCAGGCTTAAACAGCAACAATGTAAAAATATTGGATAAAGCTTCCCGGTTTTTACCATATGATATCATTGCAACAAGATGCCTATTTTGGAATCTCTCAACTTCATAAACTGAAATCAGTTTAGGACATAATATATTATGCGTGTGAATCAACAAAAACCACAATACGTATGATATATCATCCATGGACTAAGACAGTTAACCTATATAGCATTATAGCATACTTCCGTATCGATGCTGGCAAGCATAAAGCCATCTGTATCTCCTAGTAAAAGAGAAGCAGAAAGCCAGAGCAAACTAATCTTAAAACTTAGCCATGTGCACATTTCTTCCTTCATAAGGTGTAGCTATCTATATGGTCTGAACGGTATATCTAAAAACAATCCAGTTTGAACCTAAATATTCCCATTATTCGCCAAAACTGCAAATTTGCATTCTTAGGAAAACTGTAGTAGTACTCACCGTCAGATGTCCTTCAGGCGCACCCTCATTTCCAGCACTTGAAACTTCTGTAGTTTATACATCAGGTTAAACTATGAAAACATTCATGTTGGTTCTTCTTTACATCGGCCACAAGTACATCATGATTTCACAGCTATCCAAAGTAAGAAAGAAGAACTACTCAACGTCACTGCTGTGTCGTTAGTCGAGGCCTGACGGATCGAGGCTGCCGCGGAGGAGAAAATATCTTTTCAGCCCTTGTTTTTGAATTCCCTTTGTTACGCCTCTCATCATTCAAGCTGGGAGGCGAGCCTTCTGCAAACAACACGgggaaaagaaaaacaaaaggcTGTCAACACTAAACCAACTAAACACTGGCACAAAGTATTGGGCCAGTTTAATCAGTTTATCAGCGGAGTTAATCAATCAGGAGAAAAACGGATAAATAACACAAAAGATAAAACTGAACTCATAGTAAAGAGACGAACCAGCATCACTCAATGGTTCCATCCTTCTCTCTTCCAGTGCAATCTGTGCTTGTGCTTGTCGGTTCGACGTCTCTGCCGGTTCCATTCTTCTTTCTTCCACTGCAATTTGCGCTTGTGGGTTAACAATGTCTGCTGGTTCCATCCTTCTCTCTTCCACTGTAACTTGTGCTTGTGGGCTCAACGCATCTGCTGGTTCCGTCCTCTCTTCCACTGCAATCTGTGCTTGTGGGTTCAACGCATCTGCTGGTTCTATCCTTGTCTCTTCCACTGCAATTTGCGCTTGCGGGTTCAACACATCTGCTGGTTCCATCCTTGTCTCTTCCACCGTCATTTGTGCTTGTGGGTTCAGCGTGTCTGCTGGTTCCATCCTTCTCTCTTCCACTGCGATTTGTGCTTGTGTGCTCACCGTATCTGCTGCCTCAGACTGTTCATTACTACCTCCACCCGCCGCAAGTGTAAGAGATATCCAATCTTCGTCTTCATCGTCATCAACAGGCTGGACCCCATTTGACATGTTGTCATGTCCATTCCGTTCTTCCTGAACGGGAACGCCAGATGGTTGAATAGGAAGAAAAATCCGCAGAGAAGAATCATCATTGCCGAAAGGCAACAGGTTATCGACCAAGCTTCTGGTGCGTACATGGCAGGTAGAAGGATCTCGAACCATGGAAGTGTCACTAGAGCCAGCATGGCAGCCAAGGGTATAAGCACTTGGCGCTGCATCAGATGAATTGTGAGAACCAAGTAGAACATCAGCTCCGAAAAAATTGAACCCTTGCTCTGGTTGGGGTTGCGCAGACCAGGAAGTTATGTCAAAAATATCGCTGTTGTCGTTGAACAAATCAAGGCCAAGGCCCCCAACTACACCACCCTCCTGGTAACTTTCAGCAACTCCTGGCGCAGAAATGGGAGCAAATCCCAAACCACCAACATCACTATAGGCAGCTGGTGGAGACACTGTCACAACATTGTCATCATCGGAGTCGCTGAGAACAATGACATCTGCATCTTCGAGCTGTTGCTGTAGTCTATCATCAACTCTGTACATCTCACCAATTTGCGTGCTGCACTCACTCACACTTAGGTAGTCCCCATCCCTGTAAATTCCAGTGTGGCTACTGCTCATAGGCTTTGAGGGCTTTATGTCAACAGCTTTACTAGCTTCCCACAATCCATTAAGGCCTAGATTTCCCTTGCTGCCAATTCTTGAAGCTTCAGATTTTACATCACCAGCAACAGGTTTAGCGTCTTGTTTCAGTTCACACAGGGAGCCGTCAGGCAGGTGCCACAGGGACAATTTTATATCTTCAACATCACCCTTCACACGCCAAGAGCCATCAGGCTTCACATCTATCTCAGTGACATCTTCACCGCAATTCCGAACCTGAATCACAGGAACAGTCTAAGAAAACCATAAAACTGCTAACAATACACAGAAAATGAAAATGACTTATTCAAACCTACCAGAGAAGCGATCCGGTTGAAATACCGATCAATGATCAAGCTCTCAATAGAATAATTCTTCAGACATGTTGGACATTGCCACTGCAAAAACCAACAAGTCTTTAAAAATAGGGCCACGTCAATCTGAAGAAAGTATGCATTTAAATGGACCAACCAATCATAATTACCCCGTCCATTGCCAAATGGACCAACACAAGTTGGACCAAAGTACAATGTTCATTATGCAGAGATCCtagttatggatatggaggaATAAAATCTTACCTTTCGTGACCGTTGATTCAGCTCTACAAAAGTTTGCAGATCAAAAGAGCCCATGTGAGCACAAGGCTTGAACCTTCCCGCAGTCCTTATCCGGGATCCACTATTCTGTGAAATATTATCAGATAAAAAAATGTTCAACCCTTGAAGCTTGCATATCAGGAAGCACTGTAGAAAAGCTTATTTTGTACGTTGTGATGATATACTAATATAATGGCAGCCAAATACAGCTAGATAACCACTCGGTTGGAGTCAACTCAGTAATTCTTAACTTTTTTGGATGTCTGTCATTCCTAACTTGAGGGAAAGTGTGGCATGTAAAAGGACAGTATCAAGAGACAACCAGCTCATTGATCAATGACAAAGATACTGTTCATATATGGAATTCTTTCTTAAAATTCAAAACAATAAAGGCAATCTCATAACTAGAGGGAAAACAGAAATATGTAGAGAAATGCTCACAGGACAACGCAGGCTGACAGGAAAGAAGTCGGCAACCACTTCCAAATCACTATCGCTGTCAGCATCATCTGTAGTATTTCCACCTCTGAGACAGCGACAAACACGAGCAAGAGAATCCTCAAAAGACTCGCCATCAGCTTCCTTTGGCACCAAGTTTAGAACCTGAAAAGGTAATGTTTTAGTATAGATGATGGCATGTTTATTATCAGAAAAGTTTGCACCTTCTACAATTCACTTCAACAGCTAGGTAAGTAACAGGAGAGAGAGAAAAAAACCTGGTCAACTGTCCTCCTCTTTGCAATTCTGATCCCAAAACAAAATGGTCGGGCATCATCACTTGATAAAACTATTTTATTCTGTCCTTCTCGGCAAAAGGTTGTTATCTGCAAAGCAGTCCAAAAACATAAAAGCTCTGAACTGTGCAGATGTGTTGTTTACAAGGGACTCACAATTAAATTAAATTGAATTGTTTCTCAAAAAAAAATGAATTGCCAAGAAAAGCAACTGATAACTTTAAGATGACTAAAGACAGATGATAGACATAGTTCTGTTGGTTAAGATGCACTAGCGATGAAATAGGAGTGCACTCACCACCGGCCCATCATCCCGTCCATTAATCCCTAGTAACTGAGTGCTAGGCCTGGGAACTACTCGCACTTGTATACCTGATGAAAACATGAAACCAATATTGAGAATGATCCTCCATGCCTTGCTCATAAAAGAATTTACCAAGATAAATGCATTGCAACACCTAAACAAGGCTCACTGTACATATCTGCATACAGTATATAAAATTATAAATGAACAAATAAAATCTTCAAAAAAATAAATCGATAAATTCACTACTTGATACTAGTGAACTACAGCATGACTCGAGGGCCTCTTTCGAGGTACTACATGTCTACCTCTATTTTGGAGTATAGAAATGACTCAAACTCTGAGTCTGAGGACACAAAAATAGGACCGCATGAATCATATAACAAATCATGTCTGCGATCTCAACTGTACTAGAAAGCTGAAAAGCAAAAGCTGTACCGTTCACTTGTAAGTCTGCATTCTGAGGCCAGTGCATCCTGAACTGAACTTTGTCGTTCAGAAGCATACACCAAACCTGCAAAGGAGCATGCCCTCATCAGCAACATGCTGCATGACATACACAAAAAAACTACTAGTGTGTTGTCTTTACAAACAAACAACTAGGGAGTTTAACCCTATAACGAGAATATAACGCTCCAGCAGCCCAGGCCTACAGGCACTGCACGAGATAAACGTAGGAATTTTGTCCTTGTACAAACATAACGTTAGAAAGTGCATTTATTCTTATTCATAATAACGAGAAAAGCACCATGTAAAAGGTTAAAAATCACAAAAAGAAAATCTGCAATTTGGTTCTCTTGAAGGAGTTTCGCCTTTGACAACATGACAAGCAATCATGAACATGCCACACTCAGTTAATTTTATAGCACCCTCCCCTTTAGAAAAGGTTATGAAAAAGCAGCATCACACTGCTAATAATTTCCATATGACATTATTAAAGTGTCATTGTCCTTGTGGAAAGGAAATGTAAAGGATGACAGTAATCAGTCTCAGAGGAAAAGGGAATCAAACCTGAATATCATATTCCACTCTCTGAACAGTCTCCCTCTCAGCTCGAGTAAGTAGAAAAGTTCTCTCCACACTCTGAGGAACATTCACTCTGCAAATGGTTGAGAATTCTGTAAGATTACTGTGGACTGAATGTAGCACATAATAGTGTGACTGACAAAGCCAACGAAGAGTATTCTACTACAAATAAGGTCACTCCTTCCAATATAATTTGAAATGCTCAGTAAGTGATGATTATAGTGTAGCAATTACCAGACTATCAAGGAATACATTGCCCATAAAGTTACACTCACCCATCATTTGTAATCAGTCTCACAGGTAGTAAAGGATTTCCAGTAGTAATCCAATATCTGCAGGTTCAAAATAGTCACTGTAGCAAATGTGCAGAAAATATTTCAATTCCAAGCAATCCATGCAGGAATAGAGACAAAGTTGTATAGAATCAATAGGAAACTTATTGGGTTAAATCTTGTTCCCTCAGATATTGTCATGATATACTAGAAGACAGTTTTAGAGACAAGGCGCAACATGTAGTGCTACACGAGAGCTCCAAATAAGATCCATAAGGTTCCTTTTCAGCCTACTGGCAAATAATGGGAGTCTGAATCAACCAATCAGTCATACAGTTGATGCAACTCTCGACCTGACAAGTTCGTTAAATTCCTACCTAGGTTACAACAGTAGAGTTGTATATGTATAAGGATCATGATTAAGTTTACCATTAGTGCCCATTTGGTTGGACATGCTAACTTTGAATGCTGGAAGCAACAAATAGTCTGAATTGCTTTGAAGTTTCCAGTAACAGTAGTGCACCATATTTGTCAAGATGGCAAATGACAGAAAGAAATAGCAAATAGAAGTGGATTGTAGGAGGGTATACGGGTCTGCTCGGATTAGTCGGCACAACTGACAAAAGTAATGCTCTGGAGCTTCAGGTCTGACACCCACTGCAGGCTTCTCTGGAATCAGCACACAGTCGATATGCTGCTGGACCTGGCAATCGTCGCACTAGAAGAAGCAAGcacacaaacaatcaaacaagtGTAGAAAACATGGTCATTTTTTGTACGTTGGAGAGAAGGACAGCCAGGGCAGGGCAGATGGGCACACCTTGACCACATTCCCGAGAACAAAGGATTGACCACAAAGGCAGCCAGAGTCAGGGCCCAATTGTTCCTTTTTAGCTTTGATGATGCGGTTGAAATCCGGCGTGACAGGCAGCTGGCTCTGAGCAGGAGATACCACGAGGTCAGGAGGACCGTGGACTTGCATCTTCCTGCTATGGCAATGAATGAATGGTGTGATAAGCCAAGTACCAGTAGCACTGAAATAGGAAGGAAAGAAGGGTGGACAAGTGGGAAATGGCATGGAAGCTAGCTAACCTGTATATGTCGTCGACTATTTTGAGCACCGCCTCCTTGCTGGGCGCGTTCTTCCTCCCTCGACCAAGGTGCCATTGGGCTGAGGCAGCAACATACATATCAAGGCAAGTTAGTAAGTAGCAGGTGATTTTTTTTCCCTAAAAAAACGCTGCGGCTGCTTTGCAGAGATAAAAAAATGTGGCATTGGTTTAAGTTGATGACAGGGGTGCATTGCACGGGCACGGAGAGGGTTGGGAAAGAAGTGGGGCGGCTGACCTTGGTCGTCGGAGAGCAGGGCGAGGATCCTGTCGACGAGGTCCTGCAACAACAACGCATAGATGAGATGATTGGAGATGGATGACAATATAACCTGGTGCAGCATACGTATGAGAAGCTGTTGTGATGGTGGGTAGAGTAGTAGATAATTTGGAAACATGAGAGAGTGGATCCATCCATTGAATTGAATGTAGTTAAAACGGATGGAATAAATAGTGATGGGTACTACTCCTAGAGAGCAGTAATGAACaaggatatatatatatgatagGTAGTATGGTAGGAGGGAAAGATGTGGTGTGGGGGATGGAGATGAGAggagatgagatgagatgagatgagatgaggGGTACCTGCTTCTTGCCGTGCTTGGGGAGGGAGAGGTGGATGAGCACGTCCTTGAGCTCCTTGATCCTGAAGTAGGCTAGCTTCTCCTGCAATCACCAACAAGTAGAAGAGCAACTCAGGATTAGATTAGATTAGATTACTAGACGGGACCCCTGGATGGAACTGGAGAATGGATCCTAA from Triticum urartu cultivar G1812 chromosome 3, Tu2.1, whole genome shotgun sequence encodes:
- the LOC125546432 gene encoding probable serine/threonine-protein kinase PBL25; translation: MSCFSCFKPPQADGEEEEEEEDKAPAVAPLPSVKRLGSRRRSLRSSSSSKSGGSFAASRQPSTRPSNITSCSARSFTYEQLAAATGDFRADCLLGEGGFGRVYRGRLEDGQLVAVKQLDLEGLQGDREFVVEVLMLSLLHHHNLVSLVGYCSHGHQRLLVYEYMALGSLADHLLLLDDRLATATPRATARAALSWETRMRVALGAARGLEYLHETANPAVIYRDLKSSNVLLDDAFCPKLSDFGLARLCSTSSSAAGPGPAERSPRVMGTYGYCAPEYIRTGRLSVKSDVYSFGVLLLELITGRRAVDSARPAPEQVLVTWAAPMFKDSKRYRELADPLLRGDFPERDLNQAVAVAAMCLQDQASARPCMSDAAVTLSFLAEAAAASAAQPLPLPPPQPQADETLRQEEEA
- the LOC125546431 gene encoding E3 SUMO-protein ligase SIZ1-like isoform X1, which translates into the protein MGDLASTCKEKLAYFRIKELKDVLIHLSLPKHGKKQDLVDRILALLSDDQAQWHLGRGRKNAPSKEAVLKIVDDIYSRKMQVHGPPDLVVSPAQSQLPVTPDFNRIIKAKKEQLGPDSGCLCGQSFVLGNVVKCDDCQVQQHIDCVLIPEKPAVGVRPEAPEHYFCQLCRLIRADPYWITTGNPLLPVRLITNDGVNVPQSVERTFLLTRAERETVQRVEYDIQVWCMLLNDKVQFRMHWPQNADLQVNGIQVRVVPRPSTQLLGINGRDDGPVITTFCREGQNKIVLSSDDARPFCFGIRIAKRRTVDQVLNLVPKEADGESFEDSLARVCRCLRGGNTTDDADSDSDLEVVADFFPVSLRCPNSGSRIRTAGRFKPCAHMGSFDLQTFVELNQRSRKWQCPTCLKNYSIESLIIDRYFNRIASLVRNCGEDVTEIDVKPDGSWRVKGDVEDIKLSLWHLPDGSLCELKQDAKPVAGDVKSEASRIGSKGNLGLNGLWEASKAVDIKPSKPMSSSHTGIYRDGDYLSVSECSTQIGEMYRVDDRLQQQLEDADVIVLSDSDDDNVVTVSPPAAYSDVGGLGFAPISAPGVAESYQEGGVVGGLGLDLFNDNSDIFDITSWSAQPQPEQGFNFFGADVLLGSHNSSDAAPSAYTLGCHAGSSDTSMVRDPSTCHVRTRSLVDNLLPFGNDDSSLRIFLPIQPSGVPVQEERNGHDNMSNGVQPVDDDEDEDWISLTLAAGGGSNEQSEAADTVSTQAQIAVEERRMEPADTLNPQAQMTVEETRMEPADVLNPQAQIAVEETRIEPADALNPQAQIAVEERTEPADALSPQAQVTVEERRMEPADIVNPQAQIAVEERRMEPAETSNRQAQAQIALEERRMEPLSDAEGSPPSLNDERRNKGNSKTRAEKIFSPPRQPRSVRPRLTTQQ
- the LOC125546431 gene encoding E3 SUMO-protein ligase SIZ1-like isoform X2, whose amino-acid sequence is MGDLASTCKEKLAYFRIKELKDVLIHLSLPKHGKKQDLVDRILALLSDDQAQWHLGRGRKNAPSKEAVLKIVDDIYRKMQVHGPPDLVVSPAQSQLPVTPDFNRIIKAKKEQLGPDSGCLCGQSFVLGNVVKCDDCQVQQHIDCVLIPEKPAVGVRPEAPEHYFCQLCRLIRADPYWITTGNPLLPVRLITNDGVNVPQSVERTFLLTRAERETVQRVEYDIQVWCMLLNDKVQFRMHWPQNADLQVNGIQVRVVPRPSTQLLGINGRDDGPVITTFCREGQNKIVLSSDDARPFCFGIRIAKRRTVDQVLNLVPKEADGESFEDSLARVCRCLRGGNTTDDADSDSDLEVVADFFPVSLRCPNSGSRIRTAGRFKPCAHMGSFDLQTFVELNQRSRKWQCPTCLKNYSIESLIIDRYFNRIASLVRNCGEDVTEIDVKPDGSWRVKGDVEDIKLSLWHLPDGSLCELKQDAKPVAGDVKSEASRIGSKGNLGLNGLWEASKAVDIKPSKPMSSSHTGIYRDGDYLSVSECSTQIGEMYRVDDRLQQQLEDADVIVLSDSDDDNVVTVSPPAAYSDVGGLGFAPISAPGVAESYQEGGVVGGLGLDLFNDNSDIFDITSWSAQPQPEQGFNFFGADVLLGSHNSSDAAPSAYTLGCHAGSSDTSMVRDPSTCHVRTRSLVDNLLPFGNDDSSLRIFLPIQPSGVPVQEERNGHDNMSNGVQPVDDDEDEDWISLTLAAGGGSNEQSEAADTVSTQAQIAVEERRMEPADTLNPQAQMTVEETRMEPADVLNPQAQIAVEETRIEPADALNPQAQIAVEERTEPADALSPQAQVTVEERRMEPADIVNPQAQIAVEERRMEPAETSNRQAQAQIALEERRMEPLSDAEGSPPSLNDERRNKGNSKTRAEKIFSPPRQPRSVRPRLTTQQ